Proteins co-encoded in one Bradyrhizobium sp. 170 genomic window:
- a CDS encoding ABC transporter substrate-binding protein, whose translation MALKRLVQAAMAAVVLTAAMPASAQKVLKVGSTPTGVPFTFLDTKTNSIQGIMVDLITEIGKDAGFQVQIEPMQFSTLIASLTSNKIDIISAAMFVTPARKEVIDFSEPFYSYGEGLLVPKGDSKTYTRQDDLKGEVVGAQVGTAFVDALKKSGLFSEVKAYDTIPDILRDVNAGRLKAGFADYPILAYNLKQGGFPEARIVESYKPATIGSVGIGVRKGDTELLAKINASLAKLKANGTVEKILDKWGLKAQAS comes from the coding sequence ATGGCTCTCAAACGTCTCGTCCAGGCCGCGATGGCGGCCGTTGTTCTTACCGCCGCGATGCCGGCATCCGCGCAAAAGGTGCTGAAGGTGGGTTCGACGCCGACCGGCGTGCCCTTCACCTTCCTCGACACCAAGACCAACAGCATTCAGGGCATCATGGTCGATCTCATCACCGAGATCGGCAAGGATGCCGGCTTCCAGGTCCAGATCGAGCCGATGCAGTTCTCGACGCTGATCGCCTCGCTCACGTCGAACAAGATCGACATCATCTCGGCGGCGATGTTCGTTACGCCGGCGCGCAAGGAAGTGATTGATTTCTCCGAACCGTTCTACAGCTACGGTGAAGGCTTGCTGGTGCCGAAGGGCGACAGCAAGACCTACACCAGGCAGGACGATCTGAAGGGCGAAGTGGTCGGCGCGCAGGTCGGGACGGCTTTCGTCGACGCGCTGAAGAAGTCGGGCCTGTTCAGCGAGGTGAAGGCCTACGACACGATCCCGGATATTCTGCGCGATGTGAACGCCGGACGATTGAAGGCCGGCTTCGCCGATTATCCGATCCTCGCCTACAATCTGAAGCAGGGCGGTTTTCCCGAGGCGCGCATCGTCGAGAGCTACAAGCCTGCCACCATCGGCTCGGTCGGCATCGGCGTGCGCAAGGGCGATACCGAACTGCTCGCCAAGATCAATGCATCGCTGGCGAAGCTGAAGGCGAACGGGACGGTGGAAAAAATTCTCGATAAATGGGGCCTGAAGGCGCAGGCTTCCTGA
- a CDS encoding tautomerase enzyme, whose protein sequence is MTVIHVMIPQGRLNADQRRVLAKTLTDAVLVPEVGKLAPEARRGYQVHFTERPLDMIAHGGELLSDKPSDVMVLDVVAMDCCWTREDRATVIRNIHAALADACGMKAPSPAWWINFRIIEEGSWGSRGGVLSFLDLLDHGASHFSPERAAAIRTALAVKYER, encoded by the coding sequence ATGACCGTTATCCATGTGATGATCCCGCAAGGGCGCTTGAACGCCGATCAGCGGCGCGTATTGGCGAAGACACTGACCGATGCCGTGCTGGTTCCGGAGGTCGGCAAGCTCGCGCCCGAGGCGCGCCGCGGCTATCAGGTGCATTTTACCGAGCGGCCGCTCGACATGATCGCGCACGGCGGAGAACTGCTTTCGGACAAGCCAAGCGACGTCATGGTGCTCGATGTCGTCGCGATGGACTGCTGCTGGACGCGCGAGGATCGCGCCACGGTGATCCGCAACATCCATGCGGCGCTCGCTGACGCCTGCGGCATGAAGGCGCCCTCGCCGGCCTGGTGGATCAATTTCCGTATCATCGAGGAAGGCAGCTGGGGTTCGCGCGGCGGCGTGCTGTCGTTCCTCGACCTGCTCGACCACGGCGCATCGCACTTTTCGCCGGAGCGCGCCGCGGCGATCCGCACCGCGCTTGCCGTCAAGTACGAGCGATAG
- a CDS encoding amino acid ABC transporter permease, whose protein sequence is MQAFWRDTTEFLPILMSGVALTIIVTIGSLLLSTALGLIWALMRVSGIGVLTGFSAGLINVIRGIPIIVLLFYLYFVMPEFGVTLSALQAAILGLGIAYSAYQAENFRAGIEAIDKGQIEAAQAIGMGWWQTMRRVVLPQAVKIVLPPYGNVMIMMLKDSSQASTITVAELALQGKLIASSTFKNTSVFTLVALMYLTMSIPLILLVRHFEKRAGQK, encoded by the coding sequence ATGCAGGCCTTCTGGCGCGATACGACCGAGTTCCTGCCGATCCTGATGAGCGGCGTGGCGCTGACGATCATCGTCACGATCGGATCGCTGTTGCTGTCAACCGCGCTCGGCCTGATCTGGGCGTTGATGCGGGTATCCGGCATCGGCGTCCTCACGGGATTCAGCGCCGGACTGATCAATGTGATCCGCGGCATCCCGATCATCGTGCTGCTGTTCTATCTCTACTTCGTGATGCCCGAATTCGGCGTCACGCTGAGCGCGCTGCAGGCCGCGATCCTCGGCCTCGGCATCGCCTATTCGGCCTACCAGGCCGAGAATTTTCGCGCCGGCATCGAGGCCATCGATAAAGGGCAGATCGAAGCGGCGCAGGCGATCGGCATGGGCTGGTGGCAGACCATGCGCCGCGTGGTGCTGCCACAGGCGGTGAAAATCGTGCTGCCGCCCTACGGCAACGTCATGATCATGATGCTGAAGGACTCTTCGCAGGCCTCGACCATCACGGTCGCCGAACTCGCTCTGCAAGGCAAGCTGATCGCGTCCTCCACTTTCAAGAACACCAGCGTGTTCACGCTTGTTGCGCTGATGTATCTCACCATGAGCATCCCGCTCATCCTGCTGGTCCGTCACTTCGAAAAACGCGCGGGACAGAAATGA
- a CDS encoding cupin domain-containing protein, whose protein sequence is MSVDIGGRLRFVRARHKLSQRELAKRSGVTNSTISLIESNQMNPSVGALKRILDGLPMGLAEFFAIEPERPRKAFYRADELTEIGKKPISFRQVGDNLFGRSLQILKERYEPGSDTGRVPLTHDGEEGGIVVSGRLEVTVDDERRILDPGDAYYFESRRPHRFRCVGGKACEVISACTPPTF, encoded by the coding sequence ATGAGCGTCGATATCGGTGGGCGACTCCGCTTCGTTCGCGCCCGTCACAAGCTGTCGCAGCGCGAGCTGGCAAAACGCTCCGGCGTGACCAATTCGACGATCTCGCTGATCGAATCGAACCAGATGAACCCTAGCGTCGGCGCGCTCAAGCGCATCCTCGACGGGCTGCCGATGGGGCTCGCCGAGTTCTTTGCGATCGAACCGGAGCGGCCGCGCAAGGCTTTCTACCGGGCCGACGAACTGACCGAGATCGGCAAGAAGCCGATCTCCTTCCGCCAGGTCGGCGACAATCTGTTCGGCCGCAGCTTGCAAATTCTCAAAGAACGCTACGAGCCGGGCAGCGACACCGGGCGGGTGCCGCTGACCCATGACGGCGAGGAAGGCGGCATCGTGGTCTCGGGCCGGCTCGAGGTCACCGTCGATGACGAGCGCCGCATTCTCGACCCCGGCGACGCCTATTATTTCGAAAGCCGCAGGCCGCATCGCTTTCGCTGCGTCGGCGGCAAGGCGTGCGAGGTGATAAGTGCCTGCACGCCGCCGACGTTTTGA
- a CDS encoding aspartate aminotransferase family protein gives MTLHQKPNTLQTDSFWMPFTANRQFKKAPRLFASAEGMHYTTVDGRKVIDGSAGLWCVNAGHGRRQIATAVERQLTNLDFAPSFNMGHPLAFDFAERLAEIAPKGIDRIFFTNSGSESVDTALKIALAYQRAIGQGTRTRLIGRERGYHGVGFGGMSVGGMVANRRAFATHLPGVDHIRHAHDLARNAFAKDQPDHGAELADDLERMVALHGADTIAAVIVEPVPGSTAVLPPPKGYLKRLREISEKHGILLIFDEVITGFGRLGAPFAADYFGVTPDLMTTAKGITNGTVPCGAVFASRKIHDALMNGPEGTIELFHGYTYSAHPVACAAGLATLDIYKDEGLLTRGASMAEYWRDALHSLKGLPNVVDIRNCGLMGAVEVAPRSEGVGARGYDVMVDCFNRGLYLRMSGDSFALSPPLIVEKSHIDDIVSILGDAIKRVA, from the coding sequence GTGACCCTTCATCAGAAGCCGAACACCCTGCAAACCGATTCGTTCTGGATGCCGTTCACGGCCAACCGGCAGTTCAAGAAAGCGCCGCGGCTGTTCGCTTCCGCCGAGGGCATGCACTACACCACCGTCGACGGTCGCAAGGTGATCGACGGCTCGGCCGGCCTCTGGTGCGTCAATGCCGGCCACGGCCGCCGCCAGATCGCAACCGCCGTCGAACGGCAGCTGACGAACCTCGACTTCGCGCCCTCGTTCAACATGGGCCATCCGCTGGCGTTCGATTTCGCCGAGCGCCTCGCCGAGATCGCGCCGAAGGGGATCGACCGTATCTTCTTCACCAACTCTGGCTCTGAATCGGTCGACACCGCCCTGAAGATCGCGCTGGCCTATCAGCGCGCCATCGGACAGGGCACGCGGACGCGCCTGATCGGCCGCGAGCGCGGCTATCACGGCGTCGGTTTTGGCGGCATGTCGGTCGGCGGCATGGTGGCGAACCGCCGTGCGTTCGCGACCCATCTGCCCGGCGTCGACCACATCCGTCACGCCCATGATCTCGCGCGCAATGCGTTTGCGAAGGATCAGCCTGACCATGGCGCCGAGCTCGCCGACGATCTCGAGCGGATGGTGGCGCTGCATGGCGCCGACACCATCGCCGCCGTCATCGTCGAGCCGGTGCCGGGCTCGACCGCGGTGCTGCCGCCGCCGAAGGGTTACCTGAAGCGCCTGCGCGAAATCTCCGAGAAGCATGGCATCCTGCTGATCTTCGACGAGGTGATCACCGGCTTCGGCCGCCTCGGCGCGCCGTTCGCCGCGGATTATTTCGGCGTCACACCGGACCTGATGACGACGGCCAAGGGCATCACCAACGGCACCGTTCCCTGCGGCGCGGTGTTCGCCAGCCGCAAGATCCACGACGCGCTGATGAACGGCCCCGAGGGCACCATCGAGCTGTTCCACGGCTACACTTATTCCGCGCATCCGGTCGCCTGCGCGGCGGGCCTTGCGACGCTCGACATCTACAAGGACGAGGGGCTGCTCACGCGCGGCGCGTCAATGGCAGAATACTGGCGTGATGCGCTGCATTCGCTGAAAGGTCTGCCGAACGTCGTCGACATCCGCAATTGCGGCCTGATGGGCGCGGTCGAAGTCGCGCCGCGTAGCGAGGGCGTCGGCGCGCGCGGCTATGATGTGATGGTGGACTGCTTCAATCGCGGGCTTTACCTGCGCATGAGCGGCGATTCCTTTGCGTTGTCGCCGCCCCTGATCGTCGAGAAGAGCCATATCGACGACATCGTCTCGATCCTCGGCGACGCCATCAAGCGCGTGGCCTGA
- a CDS encoding molybdopterin guanine dinucleotide-containing S/N-oxide reductase → MNERLEQGMDQAREDWSPHSAHWGAFSARWNGATLDIKPYEEDPAPSPILANFATAMRHKARILRPMVRKAWLNRSTRSERTFDQKFVACPWDEVLDLLANELSRVQTEHGAAAVFGGSYGWSSAGRFHHAQSQVHRFLNTAFGGYVRSVNSYSAGASTVILPHVLGAYEDISRRNVTWDQVAEHTDTVLAFGGMALKNSDVASGGISRHIERGAMQKAARRGAVFYGIAPLRDDMPEEAGGRWLPIRVGTDVALMLALAHTLLVENLWDSAFVARYCTGFDIFERYLLGRDDNTPKDAAWAADITGIPATTIVSLARLLPRGRTLITVSHSLQRAQYGEQPVWMGAVLAAMLGQIGLPGGGYNYALGALGHTGRRFNAVPIPTLSQGKNSVSDFIPVARVADMLLHPGERFEYNGRSMQYPDIKLVYWAGGNPFHHHQDINRLRRAFNVPQTIVVHESAWTPMAKFADIVLPATMTLERDDIGAAATDQRLIAMRRAVEPVGEARDDFDIFAALSRRLGVGQAFTEGRDVRQWLAHLYEPTRRALADAGWDAPDFDEFWRRGELALPSAPDDGGFLRAFRNDPLNNKLPTPSGKIEIYSKTIAGFGYDDCLAHPAWLPSTEPPNSRHPLTLIANQPATRLHSQLDFGAYSQSKKIAGREPVRLNPIDAARRSIADGDIVRLFNDRGACLAAAAITDDVMPGVVQLSTGAWYDPQIGVAERPLCVHGNPNVLTRDIGTSQLAQGCCGQVTVVECEKYLGSLPAIRAFDPPDQD, encoded by the coding sequence ATGAACGAGCGTCTGGAACAAGGAATGGATCAGGCCCGAGAGGATTGGAGCCCGCACAGCGCGCATTGGGGCGCGTTTTCCGCGCGATGGAACGGCGCGACGCTGGATATCAAGCCTTACGAGGAGGATCCTGCGCCCTCACCGATATTGGCGAACTTTGCCACCGCGATGCGCCACAAGGCCCGCATCCTGCGGCCGATGGTCCGCAAGGCATGGCTGAACCGGAGCACACGCAGCGAGCGTACCTTCGACCAGAAATTCGTCGCGTGCCCGTGGGACGAAGTTCTCGACCTGCTCGCAAATGAATTGTCGCGGGTCCAAACCGAACATGGCGCTGCCGCGGTGTTCGGCGGCTCCTATGGCTGGTCCAGCGCCGGACGTTTCCACCACGCGCAGAGCCAGGTGCATCGCTTCCTGAACACGGCGTTCGGCGGCTATGTACGTTCGGTGAACAGCTACAGCGCCGGCGCCTCGACCGTGATCCTGCCGCATGTCCTAGGGGCTTACGAAGACATCTCGCGCCGAAACGTGACATGGGATCAGGTCGCCGAACATACCGATACGGTGCTGGCCTTCGGCGGCATGGCGCTAAAGAATTCAGACGTCGCAAGTGGCGGCATCAGCCGGCACATCGAGCGCGGCGCGATGCAGAAGGCTGCGCGCCGCGGCGCCGTATTCTACGGCATCGCGCCCTTGCGCGACGACATGCCGGAGGAAGCCGGCGGACGGTGGCTGCCGATCCGGGTCGGCACCGACGTGGCGCTGATGCTGGCGCTCGCGCACACGCTGCTCGTCGAAAATCTGTGGGACAGCGCCTTTGTCGCGCGCTATTGCACCGGCTTCGACATCTTTGAACGCTATCTGCTCGGCCGCGACGACAACACGCCAAAGGACGCGGCGTGGGCGGCCGATATCACCGGCATTCCCGCGACTACAATCGTCAGCCTCGCGCGCCTTCTGCCGCGCGGACGCACCCTGATCACGGTCTCGCATTCTCTGCAGCGGGCGCAATATGGCGAGCAGCCGGTGTGGATGGGCGCGGTGCTCGCGGCCATGCTCGGCCAGATCGGCCTGCCCGGCGGCGGATACAATTATGCGCTCGGCGCGCTCGGCCACACCGGCCGCCGGTTCAATGCGGTTCCGATTCCGACGCTATCGCAAGGCAAGAATAGCGTCAGCGACTTCATCCCGGTTGCACGCGTCGCCGACATGCTGCTCCATCCGGGCGAGAGGTTCGAATACAACGGCCGGTCGATGCAATACCCTGATATCAAGCTGGTCTATTGGGCGGGCGGCAACCCCTTCCACCATCACCAGGATATCAACCGGCTGCGGCGCGCCTTCAACGTCCCGCAAACCATTGTCGTGCACGAAAGCGCCTGGACGCCGATGGCGAAGTTTGCCGACATCGTGCTGCCGGCGACCATGACGCTGGAGCGCGACGATATCGGCGCCGCCGCTACCGATCAGAGACTGATCGCGATGCGCAGGGCTGTGGAGCCGGTTGGCGAAGCGCGCGACGATTTCGATATTTTTGCCGCGCTGTCGCGGCGATTGGGCGTCGGACAGGCCTTCACGGAAGGACGCGACGTCAGGCAATGGCTGGCCCATCTTTACGAGCCGACGCGGCGCGCGCTTGCCGATGCCGGTTGGGATGCGCCTGACTTCGATGAATTCTGGCGGCGCGGCGAACTCGCGCTGCCGTCAGCCCCCGATGATGGCGGCTTTCTGCGCGCCTTCCGCAACGATCCCCTCAACAACAAGCTGCCGACGCCAAGCGGCAAGATCGAGATCTATTCGAAAACCATCGCGGGCTTCGGTTACGACGATTGCTTAGCCCACCCGGCATGGCTGCCCTCGACCGAACCGCCAAATTCGCGCCACCCGTTGACGCTGATCGCCAACCAGCCGGCGACGAGGCTGCACAGCCAGCTCGACTTCGGTGCCTACAGCCAGTCGAAAAAAATTGCCGGCCGCGAACCCGTCCGTCTCAACCCCATCGATGCCGCGCGCCGCAGCATCGCCGATGGCGACATCGTCCGCCTGTTCAACGATCGGGGCGCGTGCCTGGCCGCCGCTGCGATCACAGATGACGTCATGCCCGGCGTGGTGCAATTGTCCACCGGCGCCTGGTACGATCCGCAAATCGGCGTGGCCGAACGTCCGCTCTGCGTTCACGGCAATCCGAACGTGCTCACGCGCGACATCGGTACATCGCAGCTCGCGCAAGGCTGCTGTGGTCAGGTGACCGTGGTCGAGTGCGAGAAATACCTGGGATCGCTGCCCGCCATCCGCGCCTTCGATCCTCCCGATCAGGATTGA
- a CDS encoding D-amino acid dehydrogenase, producing the protein MKIIVLGSGVIGVSTAYYLARAGHEVTVVDRQAQPAQETSFANAGEVSPGYSSPWAGPGVPVKAIKWLLMRHGPLVIWPKLDPVMWIWGLKMLRNCTAERYAINKSRMIPIAEYSRDCLRALRAETGIKYDERSQGTLQLFRKQKQLDGTGDDIAVLKQYGVPYEVLDPAGCIAAEPALATAKVKFVGGLRLPQDETGDCHMFTQALAKEAAKLGVQFKFNTGIERLVADGGKITGVVTSAGLLQADAYVAALGSWSTRLLKPIGISVPVYPVKGYSITVPVTDPDNAPASTVMDESYKVAITRLGDRIRVGGTAEISGYSDSLDAARRATLDHSLTDMFPRGGDLSKATFWCGLRPMTPDGPPVIGATRYSNLHLNTGHGTLGWTMACGSGRVLADLMSGRKPDIDVSELSVSRYDHRFG; encoded by the coding sequence GTGAAAATCATCGTTCTCGGCAGTGGCGTCATCGGCGTCTCCACCGCCTATTATCTGGCGCGCGCCGGCCATGAGGTAACGGTCGTCGACCGTCAGGCTCAGCCAGCGCAAGAAACCTCTTTCGCCAACGCCGGCGAAGTGTCGCCCGGCTATTCCTCGCCTTGGGCTGGGCCGGGCGTGCCGGTGAAAGCCATCAAATGGCTGTTGATGCGCCACGGGCCGCTGGTGATCTGGCCCAAGCTCGATCCTGTGATGTGGATCTGGGGGCTGAAGATGCTGCGTAACTGCACGGCAGAGCGCTACGCCATCAACAAGAGCCGGATGATTCCGATCGCCGAATACAGCCGCGATTGCTTGCGCGCGCTGCGCGCCGAGACCGGGATCAAGTATGACGAGCGCAGCCAAGGCACGCTGCAGCTCTTCCGCAAGCAGAAGCAGCTTGACGGCACCGGCGACGATATCGCGGTGCTCAAGCAATATGGCGTGCCTTACGAAGTGCTCGATCCGGCCGGCTGCATTGCCGCGGAGCCGGCGCTCGCCACTGCGAAGGTCAAGTTCGTCGGCGGGCTTCGGCTGCCGCAGGACGAGACCGGCGATTGCCACATGTTCACGCAGGCGCTCGCCAAGGAAGCAGCAAAGCTCGGCGTGCAGTTCAAATTCAATACCGGCATCGAGCGGCTGGTCGCCGATGGCGGCAAGATCACTGGTGTCGTTACCAGCGCCGGGCTGTTGCAGGCCGACGCCTATGTCGCAGCGCTCGGGAGCTGGTCGACGCGGCTGCTGAAACCCATTGGTATTTCTGTTCCGGTCTATCCCGTAAAAGGCTATTCGATCACGGTCCCCGTCACCGATCCCGATAATGCACCGGCATCGACCGTGATGGACGAAAGCTACAAGGTCGCGATCACGCGGCTGGGTGATCGCATCCGCGTCGGCGGCACCGCGGAAATTTCGGGCTATTCCGATTCGCTCGACGCGGCGCGGCGGGCGACGCTCGATCATTCCCTGACCGACATGTTCCCGCGCGGCGGTGACTTGAGCAAGGCAACATTCTGGTGCGGCCTGCGCCCGATGACACCGGACGGGCCGCCTGTCATCGGCGCCACGCGCTACAGCAATTTGCATCTCAACACCGGCCACGGCACGCTCGGTTGGACCATGGCCTGCGGGTCGGGGAGGGTGCTGGCGGACCTGATGTCGGGACGGAAGCCGGATATCGACGTGAGCGAACTAAGCGTGAGCCGGTACGATCACCGGTTCGGGTGA
- a CDS encoding amino acid ABC transporter ATP-binding protein: protein MIELSNVHKSFGKVEVLKGITASVEKGEVVCIIGPSGSGKSTILRCINGLESYDSGDILVEGARVDRDAPSIVSVRTQVSMVFQRFNLFPHRTALENVIEGPVYVKKEPRAEALERGRALLARVGLAEKADVHAPQLSGGQQQRVAIARALAMQPKAILFDEPTSALDPELVGDVLGVMRKLADDGMTMVVVTHEMAFAKDVADRVLFIDGGVIVEQGAAKTVLNQPQHARTQDFLRRVLHPL from the coding sequence ATGATCGAGCTGTCCAACGTTCACAAGAGCTTTGGCAAAGTCGAGGTGCTGAAGGGCATCACGGCGTCGGTCGAGAAGGGCGAGGTGGTCTGCATCATCGGCCCCTCCGGTTCGGGAAAATCCACCATCCTGCGCTGCATTAACGGGCTCGAAAGCTATGACAGCGGCGACATCCTTGTCGAAGGCGCGAGAGTTGATCGCGATGCGCCGTCGATCGTTTCGGTCCGGACGCAAGTCTCGATGGTGTTCCAGCGCTTCAACTTGTTTCCTCATCGCACGGCGCTGGAGAACGTCATCGAGGGGCCGGTCTATGTGAAGAAGGAGCCGCGCGCCGAGGCGCTGGAGCGTGGCCGCGCGCTGCTGGCGCGGGTGGGACTGGCTGAGAAGGCCGATGTCCATGCGCCGCAACTGTCCGGCGGACAGCAGCAGCGCGTCGCGATAGCGCGGGCGCTTGCGATGCAGCCCAAGGCGATCCTGTTCGACGAGCCGACCTCGGCGCTCGATCCCGAACTGGTCGGCGATGTGCTGGGCGTGATGCGCAAGCTTGCCGACGACGGCATGACCATGGTCGTCGTCACCCATGAAATGGCATTTGCAAAGGACGTCGCCGATCGCGTGCTGTTCATCGACGGCGGCGTGATCGTCGAACAGGGAGCGGCGAAAACCGTTCTCAACCAGCCGCAGCATGCGCGCACACAAGACTTTTTGCGGCGCGTGCTGCATCCGCTCTAA
- a CDS encoding cupin domain-containing protein: protein MSGGRRIKKPAPKAKARAAAKAARRPKAKAAARPAEPAMDLAVGRRIRDLRREHKLSLETIAARTDLSIGFLSQIERGLSSPSLRVLATLADVLGVGIAALFGSRPSDDPASGGVVTRQLQRAELKLWRTGISKQLLSPAGTENRLNLFLVHLEPGGNTGDELYTHDGEEAGLVLEGEMTLTVDAETWSLKTGDSFRFASRRPHRFSNPADDAKAVVLWVNCVTAAS, encoded by the coding sequence GTGAGCGGAGGCAGGAGAATCAAGAAGCCGGCGCCCAAGGCCAAGGCAAGGGCCGCGGCAAAGGCGGCGCGCAGGCCGAAGGCGAAGGCTGCCGCGAGGCCGGCCGAACCCGCGATGGACCTCGCCGTCGGCCGGCGCATTCGCGACCTCCGCCGTGAACACAAACTGTCGCTGGAGACGATTGCGGCGCGCACCGATCTGTCGATCGGCTTCCTCAGCCAGATCGAGCGCGGCCTGTCGTCGCCTTCGCTTCGCGTGCTCGCGACACTGGCGGACGTGCTCGGCGTCGGCATCGCCGCGCTGTTCGGCTCGCGGCCGAGCGACGATCCCGCTTCCGGCGGGGTGGTAACGCGCCAGTTGCAGCGCGCCGAACTGAAGCTGTGGCGCACCGGCATATCAAAACAATTGCTGAGCCCGGCGGGAACGGAAAACCGCCTCAACCTGTTTCTCGTGCACCTGGAGCCCGGCGGCAACACCGGCGACGAGCTCTACACGCATGACGGCGAAGAGGCAGGCCTGGTTCTGGAGGGTGAGATGACGCTCACGGTGGACGCCGAGACCTGGTCGCTAAAGACCGGCGACAGTTTTCGCTTCGCCAGCCGCCGCCCCCACCGCTTTTCAAACCCCGCCGATGATGCGAAAGCTGTAGTGCTGTGGGTGAATTGCGTGACGGCGGCGTCATGA
- a CDS encoding helix-turn-helix domain-containing protein yields MSSNTRAKMVAGAADLMSRRGVNATSMRDVVRHTGTPRGSIGHHFPRGKQQLIEDALVFAGRQVSGPLGHLTQEHGAISGLRAFIALWRQTLERSKFQAGCPVLAVAVEQYVNDATEKDGAPDEAAQKRLLDLAEGVFADWQGIMIAAMRREGVTAARARRLAALVIASLEGTVAMCRAARSVQPLEDVRQELELVLSGALAK; encoded by the coding sequence ATGTCGTCCAATACCCGCGCCAAGATGGTGGCAGGCGCCGCCGACCTGATGAGCCGGCGTGGCGTCAATGCCACCAGCATGCGCGATGTGGTCCGCCATACCGGCACGCCGCGCGGCTCGATCGGCCATCATTTTCCGCGCGGCAAGCAGCAACTGATCGAGGACGCGCTTGTCTTTGCAGGCAGACAGGTCAGCGGACCGCTCGGGCATCTAACGCAGGAGCATGGTGCGATCAGCGGGCTCCGCGCCTTCATCGCGCTGTGGCGTCAAACGCTGGAGCGATCAAAATTCCAGGCCGGCTGTCCGGTGCTCGCGGTAGCGGTCGAGCAGTATGTCAACGATGCGACCGAGAAAGACGGCGCGCCGGACGAAGCCGCGCAAAAGCGCCTGCTCGATCTGGCCGAAGGCGTGTTCGCCGACTGGCAGGGAATCATGATCGCGGCGATGCGGCGCGAGGGCGTTACAGCCGCGCGCGCCCGGCGGCTTGCGGCACTCGTTATCGCGTCGCTGGAAGGCACTGTCGCCATGTGCCGCGCCGCGCGCAGCGTCCAGCCGCTCGAAGATGTCAGGCAGGAGTTGGAGCTGGTGCTTTCGGGCGCGCTGGCGAAGTAG
- a CDS encoding 3-keto-5-aminohexanoate cleavage protein, with protein MRKVWIEAALNGSWSRALQPGIPDTVETIIAEGVACARAGATIVHVHAYDGGGPQTYDWQVYARIIEGIRNQVDVPVYPSYPAFITTGSDSSPLADVAARFADIEELAARGLLDFAVIDPGSVNLSLTKITAATQPGGTYMNPESQIRYALDFAARHGLHTDFAIYEPGFARAGAALSRAAGVKVPIYRLMFCNLIAVGFPPKPYALAAYHALLEEEAPGAPWMIAGVSADLRPLFAETIARGGHIRVGLEDAPLGTKATNLELVEEAVRMVREHGAKPTSPTEMRQALAASA; from the coding sequence ATGCGCAAGGTCTGGATCGAGGCGGCGTTGAACGGCTCGTGGAGCCGCGCGCTCCAACCCGGCATTCCCGATACCGTTGAGACCATCATCGCCGAGGGCGTCGCCTGCGCGCGTGCCGGCGCCACCATCGTTCACGTCCATGCGTATGATGGCGGCGGCCCGCAGACCTATGACTGGCAGGTCTATGCCCGCATCATCGAGGGTATTCGTAACCAGGTCGATGTGCCGGTCTATCCCTCCTATCCGGCTTTCATAACCACAGGCAGCGACAGCAGCCCGCTCGCCGACGTCGCGGCCCGATTTGCCGACATCGAAGAACTTGCTGCGCGCGGCCTGCTGGATTTTGCCGTCATCGACCCCGGTAGCGTCAATTTGAGCCTGACAAAAATCACGGCGGCCACGCAGCCTGGCGGCACCTACATGAATCCTGAATCCCAGATCCGGTATGCGCTCGATTTCGCAGCACGCCACGGCCTGCATACCGATTTTGCCATCTACGAGCCCGGCTTCGCGCGTGCCGGCGCAGCGCTTTCGCGCGCGGCCGGCGTCAAGGTGCCGATCTATCGTCTCATGTTCTGCAATCTGATCGCGGTCGGCTTTCCGCCAAAACCATATGCGCTCGCTGCCTACCATGCGCTGTTGGAGGAGGAAGCGCCCGGTGCGCCCTGGATGATTGCGGGTGTCAGCGCCGATCTTCGCCCGCTGTTCGCGGAGACGATCGCGCGCGGCGGCCATATTCGCGTCGGCCTCGAGGATGCGCCGCTGGGAACAAAGGCGACCAATCTCGAACTGGTCGAAGAGGCGGTAAGAATGGTGCGCGAGCACGGCGCCAAACCGACCTCTCCGACCGAGATGCGGCAGGCGCTCGCCGCGTCGGCGTGA